The following proteins are encoded in a genomic region of Oryzias latipes chromosome 17, ASM223467v1:
- the LOC101169065 gene encoding gastrotropin, with the protein MTFAGRWEIESQEGYDEFCKVVGIPADVIEKGRDYKAVTEVTQNGDEFTWTQVYPTIKVTNKFTIGKESEMESLGGKKFKATVNLEGGKMTVNFPNYTQTNEISGGKLIETCKAGSVVLRKVSKKI; encoded by the exons ATGACCTTTGCTGGACGATGGGAAATCGAATCCCAGGAGGGTTACGACGAGTTCTGCAAGGTGGTTG GAATTCCCGCTGATGTCATTGAGAAGGGTCGTGACTACAAGGCGGTCACGGAAGTTACCCAGAATGGGGATGAGTTCACCTGGACCCAAGTCTACCCCACTATCAAGGTCACCAACAAGTTCACCATTGGGAAGGAAAGTGAAATGGAAAGCCTGGGAGGAAAGAAATTCAAG GCGACCGTAAACTTGGAAGGGGGGAAGATGACCGTGAACTTCCCCAACTACACGCAGACCAACGAGATCAGTGGAGGCAAGCTCATTGAG ACCTGCAAAGCTGGCTCTGTGGTGCTGAGGAAGGTCAGCAAGAAGATCTAA